One segment of Niabella beijingensis DNA contains the following:
- a CDS encoding polysaccharide deacetylase family protein gives MLVYCVHITPRLRYITRFFSTETGTTEWQLTDDPEMFLLEQGAKINYSTDTMDTRCLHMLPHGLLSQTGIQQQPVNVTQLNGQPVFFQTGGALGFDLFAAAFYLLSRYEEYLPFEKDRYGRFAAAQSLAQKNGFLKTPLINHWTRLLKEQLTALFPGEQFRETVFQFIPTYDIDMAWSYRHKGIWRNGINFIKEAVSLQLSAVRKRFKVLTGKEKDPFDEYAWLNQLHQQYQLKPYYFFLVAEQRNSCDKNISPHNKAMKALIADQAIRYPVGLHPSWQSNTTPAILKREKELLAAATGTAINASRQHFLRLSFPETYRNLLKTGILFDFSLGYADDNGFRASVASPFCWYDLDAEAATDLLIFPFCFMEGTSVFYKKDDPETGLAELRQLYNEVKKVNGFFSMIWHNSSFTEEGVFKGWKNMYETFLKERDNSTIK, from the coding sequence ATGTTGGTATACTGTGTACATATCACCCCGCGGTTGCGGTACATCACCCGGTTCTTTTCAACGGAAACGGGCACAACAGAATGGCAGCTTACGGATGATCCGGAAATGTTTCTGCTGGAACAGGGTGCCAAGATCAATTATTCCACAGACACAATGGATACACGCTGCCTGCACATGCTACCTCATGGATTGCTGTCACAGACGGGCATTCAGCAGCAGCCGGTCAATGTTACGCAGCTGAACGGCCAGCCCGTCTTCTTTCAAACCGGCGGGGCATTGGGCTTTGATCTGTTTGCCGCGGCTTTTTATTTGCTGAGCCGTTATGAAGAATACCTGCCTTTTGAAAAGGACCGGTACGGGCGGTTTGCAGCAGCACAATCCCTGGCTCAAAAAAACGGCTTTTTAAAAACCCCGCTGATCAATCACTGGACCCGGCTGTTAAAAGAACAACTCACCGCCTTATTCCCGGGCGAACAGTTCCGCGAAACCGTCTTCCAGTTCATTCCCACCTATGATATCGATATGGCCTGGAGCTACCGGCACAAGGGCATTTGGAGAAATGGGATCAATTTTATCAAAGAAGCGGTCAGCCTTCAGCTATCAGCTGTCCGCAAACGTTTTAAGGTATTAACCGGAAAAGAAAAGGATCCCTTTGATGAGTATGCCTGGCTGAACCAACTGCATCAACAATACCAGCTAAAACCCTATTATTTTTTCCTGGTCGCGGAACAGCGCAACAGCTGCGATAAAAATATTTCGCCACATAACAAAGCAATGAAAGCATTGATTGCCGATCAGGCGATCCGTTATCCTGTTGGCCTGCATCCTTCCTGGCAGAGCAATACAACTCCTGCCATTTTAAAACGAGAAAAGGAGCTGCTTGCTGCTGCTACGGGCACGGCTATCAATGCCTCACGGCAACATTTTTTAAGGCTTTCCTTCCCCGAAACCTACCGCAACCTGCTGAAGACAGGCATCCTTTTTGATTTTTCCTTGGGCTACGCCGATGATAACGGCTTCCGCGCTTCTGTGGCGTCGCCCTTTTGCTGGTATGATCTTGATGCAGAAGCTGCCACGGATCTTTTGATCTTTCCTTTCTGTTTTATGGAAGGCACTTCTGTTTTTTATAAAAAGGATGACCCGGAAACAGGACTGGCAGAACTGCGGCAGCTTTACAATGAAGTTAAAAAAGTGAACGGCTTTTTCAGCATGATCTGGCATAACTCTTCCTTTACGGAGGAAGGCGTTTTTAAGGGATGGAAAAATATGTATGAGACCTTTTTAAAAGAGCGCGACAACAGCACTATCAAATAA
- a CDS encoding VIT domain-containing protein, producing MNSKRIRQLVLTPLALFVAVLTRAQIPVMEIQENGKYHPDQTVILQQLSADIKIVGNIATTTMRMSFYNRSARLKEGRLTFPLPEGVSVSGFALDINGVLRKAVPVEKEKATAVFESIERRQVDPGILEKTEGNNFRTRIYPLNPNGARTIEITYNQELRNSNGQLVYHLPLANKEIGSFSLSASVYETVDVPQLAEKPDGSFVFEKKGNVWKASVNKSNFTPTQSLKIAFPQQADAPKTLVKKKDAGSWYFLTNVHITPPAPVARPLQQVTILWDNSLSGLKRDHQKEKAFLEKLFATKSNINVTLYAVATTTKKVGDYTVSNGAIGALLKAVDEMTYDGATDYSTIPASLAGGGDILFFTDGLSNFGEWSRLPARPVYTVVATPVANYSKLQYYSNSTGGQLINLNQTEGDAAATQVLNKPYRFLGVKYLYDVTSVNPATAVVSGGDLMITGIARKLPVTITLQFGYGNKVEKEIPVTLDARQTAGDWTIETFWAQQQLAQLEPFYDQNKDAISRLGKEFGIVTANTSLIVLESVEDYVKYKITPPAELLQEYKALVKSRKEAQDAAWGDYREAARERMKELKEWWNTSYPVKRSIKKFTPPRPVPDTQVMYETTVAPAATADGRARVVSGEELKEVPAANTSGFLQGRVAGISADAKLEEVVVAGYSAPKGKVRTIDIKSDAAYLKQMDAAATIDAAYKVYLRLRETYQTTPSFYFDMANWFYDKKAAVLAVSIVSNLVELELEDAELYKTVAYLLKKYGEYDKELIITKKVLDWRPMDPQSYRDYALALQDNGKYQQALDTLYAALTQTYTEESMNRDNGIEEVLLMELNNIASRYGARVSTSKIDKALLYDLPVDIRVVLNWNMDNMDIDLHVTDPRNEECYYGSKETSLGGRISDDFTDGFGPEQFLLKKAVKGKYQIKTNFFGERRVTVAGPPTLMAEVFLRYASGKEERKIVVFQDARGSQASSSNGQTLIAEFEF from the coding sequence ATGAACAGTAAACGGATCCGCCAGCTTGTATTAACACCCCTTGCATTATTTGTAGCCGTTCTTACCCGGGCACAGATCCCGGTAATGGAGATCCAGGAGAACGGGAAATACCACCCCGATCAAACAGTAATACTGCAGCAGCTTTCAGCCGATATAAAGATCGTTGGAAACATTGCCACTACAACGATGCGTATGAGTTTTTACAACCGTTCCGCCCGGTTGAAAGAAGGCCGGCTGACCTTTCCCCTCCCTGAAGGGGTAAGTGTAAGCGGCTTTGCACTGGACATCAACGGTGTACTGCGGAAGGCCGTACCCGTGGAGAAAGAGAAGGCTACAGCAGTTTTTGAAAGCATCGAACGACGGCAGGTGGATCCCGGAATCCTGGAAAAAACTGAAGGCAATAATTTCAGGACCCGTATATATCCGCTCAACCCGAATGGAGCACGGACCATTGAGATCACTTACAATCAGGAGCTGCGCAACAGCAATGGTCAGCTGGTTTATCATCTTCCGCTGGCAAATAAAGAGATCGGCTCCTTTTCCCTGTCGGCCAGCGTATATGAAACGGTTGATGTACCACAGCTTGCTGAAAAGCCCGATGGCAGTTTTGTTTTTGAGAAAAAAGGAAATGTGTGGAAGGCTTCCGTCAATAAATCAAACTTCACCCCCACCCAATCTTTAAAAATAGCATTCCCCCAACAGGCAGATGCGCCCAAAACCCTTGTGAAAAAAAAGGATGCCGGTTCCTGGTATTTTTTAACCAATGTACATATAACACCTCCGGCGCCTGTAGCCAGACCGCTGCAGCAGGTTACCATTTTATGGGATAATTCGCTGAGTGGATTAAAACGCGATCATCAGAAAGAAAAAGCGTTTTTAGAAAAATTGTTTGCAACCAAAAGCAATATAAATGTTACACTGTATGCCGTTGCTACCACCACCAAAAAAGTGGGTGATTACACCGTATCCAATGGCGCCATCGGAGCATTGTTGAAAGCTGTGGATGAAATGACTTACGATGGCGCCACGGATTACAGCACCATTCCTGCATCCCTGGCCGGAGGTGGGGACATACTGTTCTTTACGGACGGCCTTTCCAACTTCGGGGAATGGAGCCGTCTGCCGGCAAGGCCGGTGTATACCGTAGTAGCCACACCGGTGGCCAACTACAGCAAACTGCAATATTACAGTAACAGTACCGGAGGACAGCTGATCAATCTCAACCAGACAGAAGGCGATGCAGCCGCGACGCAGGTGCTCAATAAGCCTTACCGCTTTTTAGGTGTAAAATATTTATATGATGTTACCAGCGTCAACCCAGCAACAGCAGTGGTTTCCGGCGGAGACCTGATGATCACGGGTATCGCCCGTAAATTGCCGGTGACCATCACCCTGCAATTCGGTTATGGCAACAAGGTGGAAAAAGAAATCCCTGTTACACTGGATGCCCGGCAAACCGCCGGCGACTGGACCATTGAAACTTTTTGGGCGCAACAGCAACTGGCACAACTCGAACCATTTTACGATCAGAACAAAGACGCCATTTCCCGTTTGGGAAAAGAGTTTGGCATTGTTACTGCCAATACCAGTCTGATTGTCCTGGAAAGTGTGGAAGACTATGTAAAGTATAAAATAACACCGCCCGCCGAATTGTTACAGGAGTATAAGGCGCTGGTAAAATCGAGAAAAGAAGCGCAGGACGCGGCCTGGGGCGATTATCGGGAAGCAGCCCGCGAACGTATGAAGGAGTTGAAGGAATGGTGGAATACCAGTTATCCTGTAAAAAGATCAATAAAGAAATTTACCCCACCCCGGCCGGTGCCGGATACCCAGGTGATGTATGAAACCACTGTCGCACCAGCCGCAACTGCTGATGGGCGCGCCCGGGTAGTTTCCGGAGAGGAACTGAAGGAGGTGCCTGCTGCCAATACATCCGGGTTTCTTCAGGGAAGAGTGGCGGGGATAAGTGCTGATGCCAAACTGGAAGAAGTAGTTGTAGCCGGCTATAGCGCTCCGAAAGGAAAGGTACGGACCATTGACATTAAAAGTGATGCGGCCTACCTGAAGCAAATGGATGCAGCTGCAACTATTGATGCGGCCTATAAGGTCTACCTGCGGCTGCGGGAGACCTATCAGACAACACCTTCTTTTTATTTTGATATGGCCAACTGGTTCTACGATAAGAAGGCAGCCGTGCTGGCAGTAAGCATCGTAAGCAACCTGGTGGAGCTGGAGCTGGAAGATGCGGAGTTGTATAAAACAGTAGCCTACCTGCTGAAAAAATACGGAGAATATGATAAGGAGCTGATCATTACAAAGAAGGTATTGGACTGGCGTCCGATGGATCCGCAGAGCTACCGCGACTATGCGCTGGCCTTGCAGGACAACGGGAAATACCAGCAGGCCCTGGATACCCTGTATGCGGCATTGACGCAAACCTATACAGAAGAGTCCATGAACCGCGACAACGGTATTGAAGAAGTGCTGCTGATGGAACTTAATAATATTGCCAGCCGTTATGGCGCACGCGTAAGCACTTCAAAGATCGATAAAGCCTTGTTATATGACTTACCGGTGGATATACGCGTGGTGCTGAACTGGAACATGGACAATATGGACATTGACCTGCACGTTACCGATCCAAGAAACGAAGAATGTTATTATGGCAGCAAAGAGACCAGTCTGGGGGGACGGATCAGCGATGATTTTACAGATGGCTTTGGCCCGGAACAATTCCTGCTGAAAAAAGCGGTTAAAGGAAAGTACCAGATCAAAACCAATTTTTTCGGGGAACGCCGGGTTACTGTTGCAGGACCGCCCACCTTGATGGCAGAAGTGTTCCTGCGGTATGCCTCCGGCAAGGAAGAGCGGAAGATCGTTGTGTTCCAGGATGCAAGGGGCAGCCAGGCCAGCAGTTCAAACGGCCAGACCCTGATAGCAGAGTTTGAGTTTTAA
- a CDS encoding ribonucleoside-diphosphate reductase subunit alpha, with translation MNYYMERLWWKNEESEQILNRGYLLYGETVETAIDRVCTAAAQRLYKPELKEAFKEMVENGWMSFSSPIWANMGTERGLPISCFNVHMPDNIEGITHKLGEVIMQTKIGGGTSAYFGSLRGRGSAVTDNGKSSGAVSFMRLFDTAMDTISQGGVRRGAFAAYLDIDHPDISEFLNIKDIGHPIQNLFYAVCVPDYWMQEMIDGDIAKREIWARVLESRQQKGLPYIFYTDNVNKNKPQVYKDLNLTVNGSNLCSEIMLPSTEDESFICCLSSLNLELYDEWKDTDAIKLAVFFLDAVLQEFIAKTEGNHYLANANRFAKRHRALGLGVLGWHSYLQRNMIAFESMKAKQLTHSIFTELHEKTEKATMELARIYGEPELLKGYGRRNTTVMAIAPTTSSSAILGQSSPGIEPFVSNYYKAGLSKGNFIRKNKYLKALLEEKGMDTEDVWRSIMLNHGSVQHLEGLTTHEKDVFKTFREISQLEIIQQASIRQKFVDQGQSLNLNIPPGLPVKEVNKLLIEAWKLGVKTLYYQRSQSVSKELVNTLTVCSSCES, from the coding sequence ATAAATTATTATATGGAAAGGCTTTGGTGGAAAAACGAAGAAAGTGAGCAAATCTTAAACAGGGGCTATCTATTATATGGAGAAACTGTGGAAACCGCGATTGATCGTGTATGTACGGCGGCTGCCCAGCGGTTGTATAAACCGGAATTAAAGGAGGCGTTTAAGGAAATGGTGGAGAACGGCTGGATGAGTTTCAGTTCCCCCATCTGGGCCAATATGGGTACGGAGCGGGGATTGCCTATTTCCTGTTTTAACGTGCACATGCCGGATAATATAGAGGGCATTACCCATAAACTGGGCGAGGTGATCATGCAGACCAAGATCGGCGGAGGAACTTCTGCCTATTTCGGATCCCTGCGCGGACGGGGCAGCGCGGTTACGGATAACGGAAAAAGCAGTGGTGCGGTGAGTTTTATGCGGTTGTTTGATACGGCAATGGACACCATCTCACAGGGGGGCGTGCGCCGCGGGGCTTTTGCTGCTTACCTGGACATTGACCATCCGGATATTTCAGAATTTTTGAATATTAAAGATATCGGTCACCCCATTCAGAACCTGTTCTATGCCGTTTGCGTACCGGATTACTGGATGCAGGAAATGATCGACGGTGATATTGCAAAAAGGGAAATATGGGCACGGGTACTGGAAAGCCGCCAGCAGAAAGGACTGCCGTATATCTTCTATACGGATAATGTGAACAAGAACAAACCCCAGGTCTACAAGGATCTTAATCTTACAGTTAACGGCAGCAACCTGTGCTCGGAGATCATGCTGCCTTCCACGGAAGATGAATCGTTTATCTGCTGTCTTTCCTCGCTCAACCTGGAACTGTATGATGAGTGGAAAGATACTGATGCCATCAAGCTGGCCGTATTTTTCCTGGATGCGGTGTTGCAGGAATTTATCGCAAAAACAGAAGGCAACCACTACCTGGCCAATGCCAACCGCTTTGCCAAGCGGCACCGGGCGCTGGGACTGGGGGTGCTGGGCTGGCATTCTTACCTGCAACGCAATATGATCGCGTTCGAAAGTATGAAGGCCAAACAACTGACCCATTCTATTTTTACTGAACTGCACGAAAAAACAGAAAAGGCAACCATGGAGCTGGCCCGTATTTACGGCGAACCGGAATTGCTGAAAGGATACGGTCGCCGCAATACCACTGTAATGGCCATTGCGCCTACCACTTCTTCGTCGGCCATCCTGGGGCAGTCATCTCCCGGTATCGAGCCTTTTGTAAGTAATTATTACAAAGCTGGGTTGTCAAAAGGAAATTTCATCCGCAAGAATAAATACCTCAAGGCATTACTGGAAGAAAAAGGGATGGACACGGAAGATGTATGGCGCAGTATTATGCTGAACCATGGCAGTGTACAGCATCTGGAAGGACTGACCACACATGAAAAAGATGTGTTCAAGACCTTCCGCGAGATCAGTCAGCTGGAGATCATTCAGCAGGCTTCCATCCGGCAGAAATTTGTAGACCAGGGACAGAGTCTGAACCTGAACATTCCTCCGGGTCTGCCTGTAAAAGAAGTAAATAAATTGCTGATCGAAGCCTGGAAACTGGGTGTAAAGACCCTGTACTATCAGCGCAGCCAAAGTGTTTCCAAGGAGCTGGTGAACACCCTTACCGTGTGCAGCAGCTGCGAATCGTAA
- a CDS encoding ribonucleotide-diphosphate reductase subunit beta, giving the protein MALFDKRVNYKPFEYPEVLKFTEAINKSFWVHSEVDFTADVQDFHSHLNTAQRNAIKNSLLAIAQIEVAVKSFWGNLYNHMPKPELNGLGSTFAECEFRHSEAYSRLLEVLGYNDEFSKLVEEPVIAERIKYLSEALRDAKSSDPKEYTLSLILFSILIENVSLFSQFAIILSFTRFRGLMKNVSNIIAWTSVDEQIHANAGVYLINKIREEYPELIDEAMEYRIMALVRDSIEVEGRIIDWIFSEGEIDTINKTNLLNFMKFRVDESFEKLGFPKQFNVTLEEYRPMQWFEEEVFANSLDDFFAKRPVEYTKHDKSITYNDLF; this is encoded by the coding sequence ATGGCCTTATTCGATAAACGTGTAAACTACAAACCCTTTGAGTACCCGGAGGTACTGAAGTTCACAGAAGCGATCAACAAATCATTTTGGGTACATTCGGAAGTGGATTTTACTGCTGACGTGCAGGACTTTCACAGTCACCTGAATACAGCGCAGCGGAACGCCATAAAGAACAGCCTGCTGGCGATCGCCCAGATCGAGGTGGCAGTAAAATCGTTCTGGGGCAACCTGTACAACCACATGCCCAAGCCGGAACTGAATGGGCTGGGCAGTACTTTTGCCGAATGCGAGTTCCGCCACTCTGAAGCCTATTCAAGATTGCTGGAAGTATTGGGTTACAATGATGAGTTTTCCAAACTGGTAGAAGAACCCGTGATAGCAGAACGCATCAAATACCTTTCTGAAGCATTGAGGGACGCAAAATCTTCAGATCCCAAGGAATATACGCTATCACTGATCCTGTTCTCCATATTGATCGAGAACGTTTCCCTGTTCAGCCAGTTTGCTATTATTCTTTCCTTTACGCGTTTCCGCGGATTGATGAAGAATGTAAGCAATATTATTGCCTGGACCTCGGTGGACGAGCAGATCCATGCCAATGCCGGTGTGTACCTGATCAATAAAATCAGGGAGGAATACCCGGAGTTGATCGATGAGGCTATGGAATACCGTATCATGGCCCTGGTAAGGGATTCTATAGAAGTAGAAGGACGCATTATCGACTGGATTTTTTCCGAAGGAGAGATCGATACGATCAATAAAACGAACCTGCTCAATTTTATGAAGTTCCGGGTGGACGAGAGTTTTGAAAAACTGGGCTTTCCCAAGCAATTTAACGTAACACTGGAAGAGTACCGCCCGATGCAGTGGTTTGAAGAAGAGGTCTTTGCCAACAGCCTGGATGATTTCTTTGCAAAACGGCCGGTGGAATACACCAAGCACGACAAGAGCATTACCTACAACGATCTTTTTTAA
- a CDS encoding HPF/RaiA family ribosome-associated protein, with amino-acid sequence MEIRLNTDNNFTASEAFVVKVNEELTKKLHRFSEYITTAEVFFGDENSGKSGTHDKRCTIEVRPRNMHAEAVTHFADTVDHAFNGAVDKIRNLLDSRIGKLQSR; translated from the coding sequence ATGGAAATACGTTTGAACACAGATAACAACTTTACGGCATCAGAAGCTTTTGTTGTAAAAGTGAACGAAGAATTAACGAAAAAATTACATCGGTTTAGCGAATATATAACGACTGCTGAAGTGTTTTTTGGAGACGAGAACAGCGGTAAAAGCGGTACCCATGATAAACGCTGTACCATAGAAGTACGTCCCCGTAATATGCATGCCGAAGCGGTGACGCATTTTGCAGACACGGTTGATCATGCCTTTAACGGCGCAGTGGATAAGATAAGAAATTTGCTGGACAGTCGTATCGGGAAACTTCAAAGCAGGTGA
- the fabF gene encoding beta-ketoacyl-ACP synthase II, whose protein sequence is MKRVVVTGLGALTPIGNNVNDFWQSLVKGVSGAAPITRFDVSKFKTRFACELKNFDPLQYIEKAEARRYDLYTQYALISVAEAVQNAGITFEELNRDRIGVIWGSGNGGIQTFQQQVMEFAQGDGTPRFNPFFIPKMIVDIASGIISIKYGLRGINFTTVSACATSNTAIIDAFNYIKWGKADMIITGGSEAAINETGVGGFNAAKALSTNNEEAATASRPFDVTRDGFVMGEGAGAIILEELECAKRRGAPIIAEIVGGGMAGDAYHLTGTHPDGDGARLGMLAALEDAGIGPEAIDYLNTHATSTQQGDLSELKAAERVFGTGTALNISATKSMTGHLLGAAGAVEAIACIKAVELNIVPPTINSKTIEPAYKDAFNLTLHEAQQKQVRYAMSNTFGFGGHIATSVFKKYEA, encoded by the coding sequence ATGAAACGTGTAGTAGTAACCGGATTGGGTGCCTTGACCCCCATCGGCAACAACGTAAATGACTTTTGGCAATCACTGGTAAAAGGGGTTAGCGGGGCAGCACCTATTACCAGGTTTGATGTTTCAAAGTTCAAGACCCGGTTTGCCTGCGAGCTGAAAAATTTTGACCCGCTTCAATATATCGAAAAAGCCGAGGCTCGGCGATACGACCTGTACACCCAGTATGCATTGATCAGTGTGGCCGAAGCCGTGCAAAATGCCGGTATCACCTTTGAAGAACTGAACCGCGACCGCATCGGTGTGATCTGGGGATCCGGCAACGGCGGTATCCAGACCTTTCAGCAACAGGTAATGGAATTTGCACAGGGCGATGGTACGCCGCGGTTCAATCCGTTCTTTATCCCCAAGATGATCGTGGACATTGCTTCGGGCATCATCTCGATCAAATACGGGCTGAGGGGGATCAATTTTACTACAGTTTCCGCCTGTGCTACGTCAAATACGGCGATCATCGACGCATTTAATTATATCAAATGGGGAAAAGCCGATATGATCATCACCGGCGGGTCAGAAGCAGCCATCAATGAAACAGGAGTGGGCGGCTTTAATGCCGCCAAGGCACTTTCCACCAACAATGAGGAGGCCGCTACCGCCTCCCGGCCGTTTGATGTAACACGTGATGGGTTTGTAATGGGAGAAGGTGCTGGCGCGATCATTCTCGAAGAGTTGGAATGTGCCAAACGGCGGGGTGCGCCGATCATTGCAGAGATCGTAGGTGGGGGTATGGCAGGGGATGCCTATCATCTTACCGGAACCCATCCGGATGGTGATGGTGCCCGCCTGGGAATGCTGGCCGCCCTTGAAGACGCCGGCATCGGGCCGGAAGCGATCGATTACCTAAATACGCATGCGACCTCTACCCAACAGGGCGATCTGAGCGAGCTGAAAGCTGCGGAGCGGGTATTTGGCACGGGTACAGCGCTCAATATCAGTGCTACAAAATCAATGACGGGGCACCTGCTCGGAGCGGCAGGGGCGGTAGAGGCCATTGCCTGTATCAAAGCGGTGGAGCTGAATATCGTACCGCCTACCATCAACTCCAAAACAATAGAGCCGGCATATAAAGATGCGTTCAACCTTACCCTGCATGAAGCGCAGCAAAAACAGGTCCGTTATGCTATGAGCAATACCTTCGGGTTTGGGGGGCATATCGCTACTTCTGTTTTTAAGAAATATGAAGCTTAA
- a CDS encoding TetR/AcrR family transcriptional regulator gives MSTRSEILRIGDALLRARGYNAFSFTDISRSLNIRNASIHYHFPTKTVLGLAIIAEYGERLDRLREKLKDRPVMEKLEAFFNVYIAAREEDKICLVGSLATDFYTVEPEMQQALDRLVQQILHWLIGILEEGKEDGVFFFEVPVRTKALLITTNMIAALQLTRITGTQDFRAIKQTLVNDLTIKK, from the coding sequence ATGAGTACCCGGTCTGAAATATTACGCATTGGCGATGCCCTTTTAAGGGCGCGGGGTTACAATGCTTTTAGCTTTACCGATATTTCGAGATCATTGAACATCAGGAATGCCTCCATTCATTATCATTTTCCTACAAAAACCGTATTGGGCCTGGCGATCATTGCGGAGTACGGGGAACGGTTGGACCGGCTCCGGGAAAAACTGAAAGACCGACCGGTGATGGAAAAGCTGGAAGCTTTTTTTAATGTGTATATTGCTGCCCGGGAGGAAGATAAGATCTGCCTGGTGGGTTCCCTGGCCACTGATTTTTATACAGTAGAACCGGAAATGCAGCAAGCGCTTGACCGGCTGGTACAGCAGATACTGCACTGGCTGATAGGAATACTGGAGGAAGGAAAGGAGGATGGCGTATTTTTTTTCGAGGTTCCCGTGCGGACAAAAGCACTGCTGATCACTACCAACATGATAGCTGCTTTGCAACTGACCCGGATTACGGGAACGCAGGATTTCAGAGCAATAAAACAGACATTAGTAAACGATTTAACAATAAAAAAATGA
- the purH gene encoding bifunctional phosphoribosylaminoimidazolecarboxamide formyltransferase/IMP cyclohydrolase, whose translation MNKKIQSALISVFYKDGLEPVVKELSRLGITIYSTGGTQKFIEDLGIQVVPVEQLTTYPSILGGRVKTLHPSVFGGILGRRDLESDRAEMAEYKIPEIDLVIVDLYPFEETLAQTSEEKLIIEKIDIGGPSMIRAAAKNFKDVVVVAAKKDYTGLEELLKTQNGETTIEQRKSFAAKAFEIVAHYDVAIAAYFNGNSGEYFLQSVNSPKAMRYGENPHQSGTFYGNLEELFNQLNGKELSYNNLVDVDAAVQLINEFPQGGEVVFAIIKHTNVCGVAARAAISEAWKDALAGDPESAFGGVLVTNGTVDEATANAINEIFFEVLIAPAFDEAALNILKSKKNRILLQLKSHPDRYRDLNPRSQTKSILNGVLIQEQDKGNYTEWKEAGGRETTAAEKADLEFANIIGKHLKSNAIALVRNKQLVGKGAGQTSRIDALRHAIEKAKQFGFDLKGAVLASDAFFPFNDCVQIGHQAGIEAFIQPGGSIRDKDSVEYTQQNNLAMVITGMRHFKH comes from the coding sequence ATGAACAAAAAGATACAATCTGCACTGATTTCCGTTTTTTATAAGGATGGTCTGGAGCCCGTCGTAAAAGAATTATCCCGCCTGGGAATTACGATCTATTCAACCGGGGGGACCCAGAAATTTATTGAAGACCTCGGCATACAAGTGGTTCCTGTAGAGCAGCTGACTACCTATCCTTCCATTTTGGGCGGACGTGTGAAAACCCTGCACCCTTCTGTGTTCGGGGGAATCCTGGGCAGGAGAGACCTGGAATCCGATAGAGCGGAAATGGCAGAGTATAAGATCCCGGAGATCGACCTGGTGATCGTGGACCTGTATCCTTTTGAAGAGACCCTGGCACAGACCAGCGAAGAAAAACTGATCATCGAAAAAATTGATATCGGGGGTCCTTCCATGATCCGTGCAGCTGCAAAGAACTTTAAAGATGTGGTGGTAGTAGCCGCCAAAAAAGATTATACAGGTCTGGAAGAACTGCTGAAAACCCAGAACGGGGAAACCACGATCGAGCAGCGCAAATCCTTTGCTGCAAAGGCTTTTGAGATCGTAGCACATTATGATGTGGCCATTGCTGCTTATTTTAACGGAAACAGCGGCGAATATTTTCTTCAATCCGTTAACAGTCCTAAGGCCATGCGTTATGGCGAAAACCCGCATCAGTCCGGAACATTTTATGGCAATCTGGAAGAACTGTTCAACCAGCTCAATGGTAAGGAACTTTCCTATAACAACCTCGTGGATGTGGATGCTGCGGTTCAGCTGATCAACGAATTTCCGCAGGGCGGCGAAGTAGTGTTTGCCATTATCAAGCATACCAATGTTTGCGGTGTGGCAGCGCGTGCTGCAATAAGCGAAGCCTGGAAGGATGCCCTGGCGGGAGATCCGGAAAGTGCCTTTGGCGGCGTGCTGGTAACCAATGGAACCGTGGATGAAGCCACTGCTAATGCCATCAACGAGATCTTCTTTGAAGTACTGATAGCACCTGCTTTTGACGAAGCAGCACTGAACATCTTAAAATCCAAAAAGAACCGCATACTGCTGCAACTCAAATCTCATCCCGATAGATATCGGGACTTAAATCCCAGATCTCAGACAAAATCCATTCTCAACGGTGTTCTCATCCAGGAACAGGATAAGGGAAATTATACGGAATGGAAAGAAGCCGGAGGCCGTGAAACCACAGCAGCAGAAAAAGCCGACCTGGAATTTGCCAATATCATTGGCAAGCATCTAAAATCGAATGCCATTGCGCTGGTAAGAAACAAACAGCTGGTGGGTAAAGGTGCGGGACAGACGAGCCGCATCGATGCGCTGCGCCATGCCATCGAAAAAGCAAAGCAGTTCGGTTTTGATCTGAAAGGTGCCGTGCTGGCCAGCGACGCTTTCTTCCCGTTCAATGATTGTGTGCAGATCGGTCATCAGGCAGGTATTGAAGCCTTTATTCAGCCGGGTGGTTCCATCCGAGATAAGGACTCCGTTGAGTACACGCAGCAGAATAACCTGGCCATGGTGATCACCGGCATGCGGCATTTCAAGCACTGA